In Blastopirellula sediminis, the following proteins share a genomic window:
- a CDS encoding NAD(P)/FAD-dependent oxidoreductase yields the protein MSVDAPAKITILGAGPIGLEAALYARFLGYEVAIYEQGRPAESIRRWGSVPMFSPFGMNSSPLARSALSAQFADELQLPGENELLTGAEYVERYLQPLADSDLLADSLHCGWKAVAVGREGLSKSDMVDEETRRDADFIVVLQDSDGREQIDRSDVLIDCTGLFGQAAWIGSNGVPATGEVEARPHVEFGLPDILGDERDKYAGKHTLVIGSGYSAATNVCALGQLAREALHTQVTWITRKDNQTDASGPMRRFTDDPLSARDCLAVKANGLAADSEPHVTHWPNAPVTGIHYDAHSDRFQVTLAGKRPGVHEYDRVIANVGYVPNVELTRSMQIHYCYATEGPIKLAAKLMENASSDCMAQPPGDAQLLINPEPDFYVLGAKSYGRNSQFLIKNGLEQIRQLFTIIGDRENLDLYRQFLPANPQ from the coding sequence ATGTCTGTCGACGCTCCGGCGAAAATCACGATTCTCGGCGCTGGCCCAATCGGCCTCGAAGCCGCTCTCTACGCTCGTTTCCTTGGCTATGAAGTCGCGATCTACGAGCAAGGCCGTCCCGCCGAGTCGATTCGCCGCTGGGGAAGCGTGCCGATGTTCAGCCCGTTCGGCATGAACAGTTCGCCGTTGGCTCGCAGCGCGCTGTCCGCTCAGTTCGCCGACGAATTGCAGTTGCCCGGCGAGAATGAACTGCTCACTGGCGCCGAGTACGTCGAACGCTATCTCCAACCTCTTGCCGACTCTGACCTGCTGGCCGATAGTCTCCACTGCGGTTGGAAAGCGGTCGCCGTCGGCCGGGAAGGGCTCTCGAAGTCGGACATGGTCGACGAAGAGACGCGACGCGACGCCGACTTTATCGTCGTGCTGCAAGATAGCGACGGCCGCGAGCAGATCGATCGGAGCGACGTACTGATCGATTGCACCGGGCTCTTCGGCCAGGCAGCTTGGATCGGCAGCAACGGAGTTCCCGCCACTGGCGAAGTCGAGGCTCGTCCGCACGTCGAGTTCGGCCTGCCTGACATTCTGGGGGACGAACGGGACAAATACGCCGGCAAGCATACGCTGGTGATCGGCTCCGGCTATTCTGCGGCGACCAACGTTTGCGCGCTTGGTCAGCTCGCTCGCGAAGCGCTTCATACGCAGGTCACCTGGATCACACGAAAAGACAACCAGACCGACGCATCAGGCCCGATGCGCCGCTTCACCGACGATCCTCTTTCCGCCCGCGATTGCTTGGCGGTGAAAGCGAATGGCTTGGCCGCCGACAGCGAACCGCATGTGACGCATTGGCCCAACGCTCCGGTCACCGGCATCCACTACGATGCTCACAGCGATCGCTTTCAAGTGACGCTAGCCGGCAAACGCCCCGGCGTTCATGAATACGACCGAGTGATCGCCAACGTCGGCTACGTGCCGAACGTCGAATTAACGCGCTCGATGCAGATCCACTATTGCTATGCGACAGAAGGACCGATCAAATTGGCCGCAAAACTGATGGAGAACGCTTCGTCTGATTGCATGGCCCAGCCGCCCGGAGACGCGCAGCTGCTGATCAATCCCGAACCGGACTTCTACGTGCTGGGCGCCAAAAGCTATGGCCGCAACTCGCAGTTCCTGATCAAGAACGGGCTCGAGCAGATTCGTCAGCTATTCACGATCATCGGGGATCGCGAGAACTTGGATCTCTATCGCCAGTTCCTTCCTGCCAATCCCCAGTAA
- a CDS encoding protein-glutamate methylesterase/protein-glutamine glutaminase, translating into MAGKLSRVLVVDDSALMRTLIADQLADVAGIEVCGEASNGQQALQMLSRLQPDVITLDVQMPGMDGLETLDRLLAIRPIPVIMVSAMTQLGGDITLDALERGAFDYVAKPAGLAQAESVMRDDLVRKIRSVADTDVAKVLEIRRARAEARRQRRAAAGIPKKTIAPPPKKVEPVTTNDWPCRCIAIGISTGGPPALTSLFENLPAGLPPIVIVQHMPEQFTRAFAKRLNSISQVEVKEAASGDMLEQGHAYIAQGGKHLEIRRHTRTQTRLEVFDGEPVSGHRPSVDVMMRSAANVFGDACLGVVMTGMGRDGSDGCKAIREAGGYVLGQDEASSDIYGMNRVAFQEGNVDKQFDLQDAAQAIIREAKRLRSGLAAAR; encoded by the coding sequence ATGGCAGGAAAACTTTCACGCGTCTTGGTTGTCGATGACTCTGCGCTCATGCGCACGCTCATCGCTGACCAGTTGGCTGACGTCGCCGGGATCGAGGTCTGCGGCGAAGCGAGCAATGGTCAGCAGGCCTTGCAGATGCTGAGTCGGCTGCAGCCTGATGTGATCACGCTGGACGTGCAAATGCCTGGCATGGATGGACTCGAAACGCTCGATCGTCTCCTTGCCATCCGGCCGATTCCGGTGATCATGGTCAGCGCGATGACCCAACTGGGCGGCGATATCACGCTCGATGCGCTGGAACGAGGTGCGTTCGACTATGTCGCCAAGCCGGCTGGTCTGGCGCAGGCCGAATCCGTGATGCGCGACGACCTGGTCCGTAAGATTCGCTCGGTCGCCGATACCGACGTCGCCAAAGTGCTGGAAATCCGCCGGGCACGTGCCGAAGCGCGTCGCCAACGTCGCGCCGCCGCCGGCATACCGAAAAAGACGATCGCTCCGCCTCCGAAGAAGGTGGAGCCGGTTACGACCAACGACTGGCCCTGCCGATGCATCGCAATTGGGATCTCGACCGGCGGACCGCCGGCGCTGACCTCGTTGTTTGAGAATCTCCCGGCCGGGTTGCCGCCGATTGTGATCGTGCAACATATGCCGGAACAATTTACCCGTGCATTCGCCAAACGGCTCAACTCGATCTCGCAGGTCGAAGTGAAAGAAGCGGCGAGCGGCGACATGCTGGAACAGGGGCATGCTTACATCGCCCAGGGGGGAAAGCATCTTGAGATTCGTCGCCATACCCGGACGCAGACGCGTCTGGAAGTTTTCGACGGCGAGCCGGTCAGTGGACATCGTCCTTCGGTCGACGTGATGATGCGTTCAGCGGCGAACGTCTTTGGCGACGCCTGCTTGGGGGTCGTGATGACCGGGATGGGACGGGACGGCTCGGATGGATGCAAAGCGATCCGCGAAGCGGGCGGATACGTTCTGGGCCAGGACGAAGCGAGTTCCGACATCTATGGCATGAATCGGGTCGCGTTCCAGGAAGGGAACGTAGACAAGCAGTTCGATCTGCAAGACGCCGCCCAGGCGATCATCCGCGAAGCGAAACGACTCCGCAGCGGATTGGCGGCGGCTCGCTAA
- the thiO gene encoding glycine oxidase ThiO → MNSDSIPTPASSSHPQCLIIGGGAIGLSLAYELATHGMTVTVLDKGEVGKAASWAGAGLLPPATIGQAVEPQEQLRALSHQLHAEWSVRLREETGIDNEYERCGGYYLARKVGEAAALNTTVSQWLEEGIAVERITSDELHARLPDLAPEMKAKAAYHLPDEAIVRNPRHLQALQKACSLRGVAFVETAEAIDFELSGDRITAVRTPEARISADQYCIAAGAWSQRLTDALLARVGFSHAAKTPDIEPIRGQMLLLDAGVRFLSTPINEGPRYLVPRRDGLVLVGSTVEEAGFDCSTTVEIARELREFACQLVPRLEAAEVRQSWAGLRPASIDGIPYIGAVPGIANAYAAAGHFRSGLHLSPATAVLLGRLIRGVDVDFDLSPFRLDRS, encoded by the coding sequence GTGAATTCTGACTCGATCCCGACGCCCGCTTCGTCATCTCACCCCCAATGTCTGATCATCGGCGGCGGGGCGATTGGCCTGTCGCTTGCTTACGAATTGGCGACGCACGGCATGACGGTTACCGTCCTCGACAAAGGGGAAGTCGGCAAAGCGGCGTCCTGGGCCGGCGCCGGGCTGTTGCCTCCTGCGACGATCGGCCAGGCGGTCGAACCGCAGGAACAGTTGCGAGCTCTCAGCCACCAACTCCATGCTGAGTGGTCGGTCCGCCTGCGGGAAGAGACCGGCATCGACAACGAATACGAACGGTGCGGCGGCTACTACCTGGCCCGCAAAGTTGGCGAAGCGGCCGCGTTGAACACCACCGTCAGCCAATGGCTCGAAGAAGGAATCGCCGTCGAGCGCATCACGTCGGACGAACTCCACGCGCGACTTCCCGATCTGGCGCCCGAAATGAAGGCCAAGGCCGCGTATCACCTGCCGGACGAAGCGATCGTGCGGAACCCGCGTCATTTGCAAGCGCTGCAAAAGGCCTGCTCTCTGCGAGGAGTCGCCTTTGTCGAAACGGCCGAAGCGATCGACTTTGAACTCTCCGGCGATCGGATCACCGCAGTGCGGACGCCGGAAGCTCGCATCTCGGCCGATCAATACTGCATCGCCGCCGGAGCCTGGTCGCAGCGTTTGACCGATGCGTTGTTGGCCAGAGTCGGTTTTTCGCACGCCGCGAAGACCCCTGATATCGAACCTATTCGGGGTCAGATGCTGCTGCTCGACGCCGGCGTGCGGTTTCTTTCGACGCCAATCAACGAAGGCCCCCGTTACCTGGTTCCTCGTCGCGACGGCCTGGTCCTGGTCGGTTCGACCGTAGAAGAGGCGGGCTTTGACTGCTCGACGACGGTCGAGATCGCTCGGGAACTGCGCGAGTTCGCCTGTCAGCTTGTTCCTCGCTTGGAAGCGGCCGAAGTGCGGCAAAGCTGGGCCGGCCTTCGCCCCGCGAGCATCGACGGGATACCTTATATAGGCGCAGTGCCAGGGATCGCAAACGCCTACGCCGCCGCAGGGCATTTTCGGAGCGGTCTACACCTTTCGCCGGCGACCGCCGTATTGCTTGGCCGCTTGATCCGCGGAGTTGACGTCGACTTTGATCTGTCGCCGTTTCGCTTGGACCGCAGCTAA
- a CDS encoding TIGR04282 family arsenosugar biosynthesis glycosyltransferase, with amino-acid sequence MDILGMFAKYWRAGEVKTRLGATIGLSAAARVHHQLVRTSLQRFRKLGEDRVLVFSPPDQAEAFAGEVDDTWRLEPQTSGDLGARIAHFFRFAFSAGASRALLIGSDSPSLPTAYLQQAFDLLRENDVVLGPAEDGGYYLIGLKAPCEELFADIAWSTSDVLSQTLTRCETLGLRTSQAPTWYDVDNRADLKRLLADLARDDANLDSRTLYTELTTILADCPPL; translated from the coding sequence ATGGATATTCTCGGCATGTTCGCCAAGTATTGGCGAGCCGGCGAAGTGAAGACCCGCCTGGGCGCTACGATCGGTTTATCCGCCGCCGCCAGGGTCCACCACCAGTTGGTCCGCACCTCCCTCCAGAGGTTCCGGAAGCTCGGTGAAGACCGCGTCCTGGTCTTCTCTCCACCTGACCAGGCGGAAGCGTTCGCCGGCGAAGTCGACGACACCTGGCGTCTTGAGCCGCAAACGAGCGGCGACCTCGGCGCCCGGATTGCCCATTTCTTTCGGTTTGCGTTCTCCGCCGGGGCGAGTCGGGCCCTGTTGATCGGTTCTGATAGTCCCAGCCTGCCGACCGCCTATCTGCAACAAGCGTTCGACCTGCTCCGCGAAAATGATGTCGTCCTCGGCCCGGCTGAAGATGGCGGATACTACTTAATAGGGCTGAAAGCGCCGTGCGAAGAATTGTTCGCCGATATCGCCTGGAGCACCTCCGACGTCCTGTCGCAAACGCTGACCCGCTGCGAAACGCTCGGCCTGCGAACATCGCAGGCCCCAACTTGGTACGATGTCGATAATCGGGCCGATCTGAAACGCCTGCTCGCTGACCTGGCTCGGGACGACGCCAACCTCGACTCGCGTACGCTATATACCGAACTGACTACGATTCTCGCCGATTGTCCGCCGCTGTGA
- a CDS encoding glutaredoxin family protein, translating into MTTYRTRLFTRPGCHLCEDAEQILLRYGIVPEPVNIDEDPELTKKYGCCIPVVEIDGKVRFRGKINEMLLRRLLAAVEA; encoded by the coding sequence ATGACGACCTACCGCACGCGTTTGTTTACCCGTCCTGGTTGCCATTTGTGCGAAGACGCCGAGCAGATTCTGCTCCGCTATGGCATCGTTCCCGAACCGGTCAACATCGATGAAGATCCGGAACTGACGAAGAAATACGGGTGCTGCATTCCGGTCGTCGAAATCGACGGCAAAGTCCGTTTTCGCGGCAAAATAAACGAAATGCTCCTCCGTCGACTGTTGGCCGCGGTCGAAGCTTAG
- a CDS encoding serine/threonine protein kinase, whose amino-acid sequence MSSITSERFIELAGRSQLIHPTQFESAVAELRAQNGGELPEDVEKVADFFVEKNFITTWHREKILQGKYKGFFLSKYKLLGHLGTGGMSSVYLGEHTVMQRKVAIKVLPRNRVKDSSYLGRFHLEAQAAAQLDHPNIVRAFDVDNEGDTHYIVMEYVPGCDLQVLVREKGPLEVETAADYIAQAADALEHAHQRGLIHRDIKPANLLLDNTGVVKVLDMGLARFTRDDATSLTIANQESVLGTADYLSPEQAVNSHKVDGRADLYSLGCSLYFLLVGHPPFPDGSLAQRIAKHQTIPPEKIRKLRPNCPASLAKICEKLMMKKPEQRYQSAKEVAEALRNWLQQRRSGADEELTAVGDEIELRQVRAEGEKSGVIVPPSMPRVAELLEEPGDGNSGLLNSETVRGQRVETDPGFSGGSNSKPLPVARALDDDLLSSMSDPGASGVLDISIADPLISPAESAGGPTLISRETLQNRVNEKEAAREKKSRARSRGNSGMDFNFAGIPAFIWIAIGLLFLLIGVLLVLMMQKIEEDEAPPAAPKMGFETSSVDSPLYPSCLVNRVS is encoded by the coding sequence ATGAGTAGCATTACTTCCGAACGATTCATCGAACTTGCGGGGCGATCGCAGCTGATCCACCCGACGCAATTTGAAAGCGCCGTAGCTGAACTACGCGCCCAAAACGGTGGAGAATTGCCGGAAGATGTGGAAAAGGTCGCCGACTTCTTCGTCGAGAAGAACTTCATTACTACCTGGCACCGCGAGAAGATCCTGCAAGGTAAGTACAAAGGCTTTTTCCTCTCGAAATACAAGCTGCTAGGCCACTTAGGGACCGGCGGCATGAGCAGCGTCTACCTGGGCGAGCATACGGTGATGCAGCGCAAGGTAGCGATCAAGGTGCTGCCGCGAAACCGAGTGAAGGATTCGTCTTATCTAGGACGATTCCACCTCGAAGCGCAAGCCGCCGCTCAACTCGACCATCCAAACATCGTTCGCGCCTTTGACGTCGACAACGAAGGGGATACCCATTACATCGTGATGGAGTATGTCCCGGGGTGCGATTTGCAGGTTCTGGTCCGGGAAAAAGGGCCGCTCGAAGTCGAAACGGCCGCTGACTACATCGCTCAGGCGGCCGATGCGCTGGAGCATGCCCACCAGAGGGGGCTGATCCACCGCGACATTAAGCCGGCCAACTTGCTGCTGGACAACACCGGCGTGGTCAAAGTCCTCGACATGGGGCTGGCTCGTTTTACCAGAGACGATGCGACGTCGTTGACCATCGCCAACCAGGAAAGCGTCTTGGGAACGGCCGACTATCTGTCGCCGGAACAAGCGGTTAACAGTCACAAAGTGGATGGTCGAGCCGACCTTTATAGTCTCGGCTGCTCTCTCTATTTCCTGCTGGTCGGCCATCCGCCGTTTCCGGACGGCAGCCTGGCTCAGCGAATCGCCAAACATCAGACAATTCCTCCGGAGAAGATTCGGAAGCTTCGCCCCAATTGTCCGGCTTCGCTCGCCAAGATCTGCGAGAAGCTGATGATGAAGAAGCCGGAGCAGCGGTATCAATCGGCCAAAGAGGTTGCCGAAGCCCTCCGCAACTGGCTGCAACAACGCCGCAGCGGCGCCGACGAAGAACTGACCGCCGTCGGCGACGAAATCGAACTGCGACAAGTTCGTGCCGAGGGAGAAAAGTCGGGCGTTATTGTTCCTCCGTCGATGCCGCGGGTCGCAGAACTGCTGGAAGAGCCGGGCGACGGGAATTCAGGACTTCTCAATTCTGAGACGGTTCGCGGGCAACGAGTCGAGACCGACCCCGGATTTTCCGGCGGAAGTAACAGCAAGCCGTTGCCGGTGGCGCGGGCGTTGGACGACGATCTCCTCTCCTCGATGTCCGATCCTGGCGCGAGCGGGGTCTTAGATATTAGTATCGCGGATCCGTTGATCTCCCCAGCCGAAAGTGCCGGCGGGCCGACGTTGATTTCTCGCGAGACGCTGCAGAATCGCGTCAATGAGAAGGAAGCGGCGCGAGAAAAGAAGTCGCGAGCGCGTTCGCGCGGCAACAGCGGGATGGACTTCAACTTCGCTGGCATTCCCGCATTCATCTGGATTGCGATCGGGCTTCTCTTCCTTTTGATCGGCGTGCTGCTAGTTCTGATGATGCAGAAGATCGAAGAGGATGAAGCTCCGCCGGCTGCGCCCAAGATGGGCTTCGAAACGTCGAGCGTTGATTCTCCGCTCTATCCCAGTTGCCTCGTAAATCGGGTTTCTTGA
- a CDS encoding c-type cytochrome domain-containing protein, with protein MRAFHLFAKFAACAALAAVLLTPWTAEAAPTDEQRNEVRDLKVEIRKASNFLKQGKVAESTQTVKLIIERLKKLEGVDPELQESVDQLFESLAPAHAFLELEGVTLPRMRNAAVVESTQMMPAPAPGTPAPPASTLPTMFPAANLSFTKHIAPIIVARCGNCHVNQARGQFSSSSYEVLMKGPAEGVVIFPGQDGSRFVEVIETGDMPRGGQRVTPAELTALKTWIKEGAKFDGTDPKANLSMLAPGAAPMPMPRLEVASASGNEKVSFGRDIAPVLLERCTSCHNQQNNPGNFSLASFQTMLRGGDSGAPLSPGKPNESLMIQLFKAPAPDRMPRNGPPLTDQQIKNFETWIAEGAKFDGDAPTSSIQRIAAYAFAKNATHDELAKTREASSKSKIQLGLPGVAMSTSDRKDLFVMGALGQDANDEFADQAEKVADDVRRILKAPSGQPLVKGRITLFLVKAKYDYNEFSKMVERRDVPPQWQGHYWYDVTDAYGMVQLPANDAFSLDAMFAQVIASNYVASLDAPDWFADGVGRVVASRVSGKDPRVVDWGNQLQSAVGAMKKPEDFVEMKLAPDQNGVVSYAFLKSLMGKSQQFDALMQALRKGTPFEPAFAAAYGKPPADVAKAWVASGGR; from the coding sequence ATGAGAGCCTTTCACCTTTTCGCGAAGTTCGCGGCCTGTGCCGCTTTAGCGGCGGTGCTGCTGACGCCTTGGACGGCCGAAGCGGCCCCCACCGATGAGCAGCGGAACGAAGTTCGCGATTTGAAGGTCGAAATCCGCAAGGCGTCCAACTTCCTGAAGCAAGGGAAAGTCGCCGAATCGACCCAAACGGTCAAACTGATCATCGAACGGCTGAAGAAGCTGGAAGGGGTCGACCCGGAACTGCAGGAATCGGTCGATCAACTCTTTGAGTCGCTCGCCCCGGCCCATGCCTTCCTGGAACTGGAAGGGGTGACCCTGCCGAGAATGCGCAACGCCGCGGTCGTCGAATCGACGCAGATGATGCCGGCTCCGGCGCCGGGAACTCCGGCTCCTCCGGCCAGCACGTTGCCGACGATGTTTCCGGCCGCCAATCTCAGCTTCACCAAGCATATCGCGCCGATCATCGTCGCTCGCTGCGGCAACTGTCACGTGAATCAGGCCCGCGGCCAATTCAGCTCGTCCAGCTACGAAGTGCTGATGAAAGGCCCGGCCGAAGGGGTTGTGATCTTCCCTGGTCAGGATGGAAGTCGTTTCGTCGAAGTGATCGAGACCGGCGACATGCCGCGCGGCGGCCAGCGGGTTACGCCGGCCGAACTGACCGCGCTGAAGACCTGGATCAAGGAAGGCGCCAAGTTCGACGGTACTGATCCGAAAGCGAATCTCTCGATGCTCGCTCCCGGCGCCGCTCCGATGCCGATGCCCCGGTTGGAAGTCGCCAGCGCCAGCGGCAACGAGAAGGTCAGCTTCGGGCGCGACATCGCGCCGGTGCTGCTCGAACGCTGCACCAGCTGCCACAACCAGCAAAACAATCCGGGCAACTTCAGCCTGGCCAGCTTTCAGACGATGCTCCGCGGCGGCGACAGCGGCGCTCCGCTCTCGCCCGGCAAGCCGAACGAAAGCTTGATGATCCAGTTGTTCAAAGCTCCGGCGCCTGATCGGATGCCGCGTAACGGTCCGCCGCTGACCGATCAGCAGATCAAGAACTTTGAAACCTGGATTGCCGAGGGCGCCAAGTTCGACGGCGATGCACCGACTTCGTCGATCCAGCGAATCGCCGCCTACGCGTTCGCCAAGAATGCGACGCATGACGAACTGGCGAAGACTCGGGAAGCTTCGAGCAAGTCGAAGATTCAGCTCGGGCTTCCCGGCGTCGCAATGTCGACCTCGGATCGCAAGGACCTCTTTGTGATGGGCGCCTTGGGACAAGACGCGAACGATGAGTTCGCTGATCAGGCCGAAAAGGTGGCCGACGACGTCCGCCGCATTTTGAAGGCTCCGTCAGGGCAACCGCTGGTCAAAGGTCGCATCACCCTCTTCCTGGTGAAAGCGAAGTATGACTACAACGAATTCAGTAAGATGGTCGAACGTCGCGACGTTCCGCCGCAATGGCAAGGGCACTACTGGTACGATGTGACCGACGCGTACGGCATGGTGCAGTTGCCGGCCAATGACGCGTTTAGCCTTGATGCGATGTTCGCTCAGGTGATTGCGAGCAATTATGTGGCCAGTCTCGACGCTCCTGATTGGTTCGCCGATGGCGTCGGCCGGGTGGTCGCTTCGCGCGTCTCCGGTAAAGATCCGCGCGTCGTCGACTGGGGGAACCAACTGCAATCGGCAGTCGGCGCGATGAAGAAGCCGGAAGACTTCGTCGAGATGAAGCTCGCGCCCGATCAGAACGGCGTCGTCAGCTACGCGTTCCTGAAATCGCTGATGGGAAAGAGTCAGCAGTTTGATGCACTGATGCAGGCCCTGCGAAAAGGAACGCCGTTTGAACCTGCGTTTGCCGCCGCTTATGGTAAGCCGCCGGCGGATGTCGCCAAGGCGTGGGTCGCATCGGGCGGTCGTTAA
- a CDS encoding dolichyl-phosphate beta-glucosyltransferase: MPKSLFVIPCYNEADRIDLAAFAAFAAANPDIDFLFVNDGSRDGTSELLHQFADRQPERFAAIDLPQNQGKAEAVRIGMLQALEQDAEYVGFLDADLATPLAECRRLQDALTRRPEMQMAIGVRLPLAGHVIERKPIRRFIGSGFARVASTLLGISIADTQCGAKLIRNNDLARFLFATPFLSRWIFDVEVFARLRVAGDRQAARSSIYELPLESWREIPGSKLKARHFLLAIGDLALIYREYFLSSRWKDRVAQEMETAAEASSPWPPAPHNVRAKTKPPHKATA; the protein is encoded by the coding sequence GTGCCGAAGTCCCTATTCGTCATCCCGTGCTACAACGAAGCGGATCGCATCGATCTCGCGGCATTCGCCGCGTTCGCCGCCGCCAATCCGGACATTGACTTTCTGTTCGTCAACGACGGCAGCCGCGACGGAACGAGCGAACTTTTGCATCAGTTCGCCGATCGTCAGCCGGAACGCTTCGCTGCGATCGACCTGCCGCAGAACCAAGGGAAGGCGGAAGCGGTTCGCATCGGCATGCTTCAAGCGCTCGAGCAGGACGCCGAGTACGTCGGCTTTCTCGACGCTGACCTGGCGACGCCGCTCGCCGAATGTCGCCGTTTACAAGACGCCCTCACGCGTCGCCCCGAGATGCAGATGGCGATCGGCGTTCGTTTACCGCTGGCAGGACACGTGATCGAGCGCAAACCGATTCGTCGTTTCATCGGCAGCGGATTCGCTCGCGTCGCTTCGACGCTGCTCGGCATCTCAATCGCCGACACGCAATGCGGCGCCAAGCTGATCCGCAACAACGATCTGGCCCGCTTCCTGTTCGCGACTCCCTTTCTGTCACGCTGGATCTTTGACGTGGAAGTCTTCGCCCGACTCCGCGTCGCCGGCGATCGTCAGGCGGCTCGCAGTTCGATCTACGAACTGCCGCTGGAGTCATGGCGTGAGATCCCCGGCTCGAAACTGAAGGCGCGACATTTCCTGCTGGCGATCGGCGATCTGGCGCTGATCTATCGCGAATACTTTTTGTCGAGTCGATGGAAAGACCGTGTCGCACAGGAGATGGAGACCGCCGCCGAGGCTTCCAGCCCGTGGCCTCCCGCGCCGCATAACGTCCGCGCAAAAACCAAGCCGCCGCATAAAGCGACGGCTTGA
- a CDS encoding glycosyltransferase family 39 protein, with product MNAPDTNQSDFSARWFWAFAIGHLLLWTAVPFLTQANGPLDNVEMLNWGHEWQWGYAKHPPLPAWAAEAASYLPGDPVWSTYLLSQVCIVACFWAAWKLGREFLSPGIALAATVVLEGSVYYNCTTPEFNNNIMAKACWALFILFAYYGIARGRIRDWAAAGLFLAAAVLSKYDAALLLAATLLFSFVNSRARACWKTAGPYVLTGVSLTLAAPHLWWLVSNDFATLRYIAARSSATHSLLSHVAHPAEFLGSQLGAIAVTMILATILLGWRWKFRTVDEAARFTRSYLTWIVLGPLLLALGFSLLTGAHLRSMWGASMFTFVGVLLFAWFEFRVDPALVRRTVYASAVAGICFALGLGVRNVIGDGMVNLPLRVDYPGEQLAAEVEEAWSERSDEPLENLGGDWWLAANVNVYHPERPSISAELDHDLPTWTERDAWKSEGGVIVWEMATADKDYELQLKRQYPNAEILQPLEFAWTKNHDRPPLKIGIAVVQPQTAIQTAAPDVPTRR from the coding sequence ATGAACGCCCCCGACACGAACCAATCCGACTTTTCCGCGCGGTGGTTCTGGGCGTTCGCCATCGGTCACTTGCTCCTTTGGACCGCCGTCCCTTTCCTCACGCAAGCGAACGGACCGCTCGATAACGTCGAGATGCTCAATTGGGGGCATGAGTGGCAGTGGGGCTATGCCAAACACCCGCCGCTTCCCGCTTGGGCGGCCGAAGCGGCCTCGTACCTGCCTGGCGATCCTGTCTGGTCGACCTATTTGCTGAGCCAAGTCTGTATCGTCGCCTGTTTTTGGGCGGCTTGGAAACTGGGGCGCGAGTTCCTTTCTCCCGGAATCGCCTTGGCCGCAACCGTCGTATTAGAAGGAAGCGTCTACTACAACTGCACGACGCCGGAGTTCAACAACAACATCATGGCCAAGGCCTGCTGGGCTTTGTTCATCCTGTTCGCCTACTACGGAATCGCGCGCGGGCGCATCCGCGATTGGGCTGCAGCCGGACTCTTTCTGGCGGCGGCGGTGCTTTCGAAGTATGACGCGGCGCTGTTGCTGGCGGCGACGCTCCTCTTCTCGTTCGTCAATTCGCGGGCTCGCGCCTGCTGGAAAACGGCAGGGCCGTACGTTTTGACCGGCGTTTCCTTGACCTTGGCGGCGCCGCATCTTTGGTGGCTCGTTTCCAACGACTTCGCGACGCTCCGCTACATAGCGGCCCGGTCGTCGGCGACGCATTCGTTGCTTTCGCACGTAGCGCATCCGGCCGAATTCCTCGGCTCGCAACTTGGCGCGATCGCCGTCACGATGATCCTGGCGACGATCCTGCTCGGCTGGCGCTGGAAGTTTCGAACAGTCGACGAAGCGGCGCGGTTCACCCGCAGTTATCTCACTTGGATCGTCCTTGGCCCGCTCTTGCTCGCCCTCGGCTTTTCGCTTTTGACCGGCGCTCACCTCCGCAGCATGTGGGGAGCGTCGATGTTTACGTTCGTCGGCGTTTTACTCTTCGCGTGGTTTGAATTTCGCGTTGATCCGGCGCTCGTTCGCCGCACCGTCTACGCTTCGGCCGTGGCCGGAATTTGCTTCGCGCTGGGACTGGGAGTCCGCAACGTGATTGGCGACGGCATGGTCAACCTGCCGCTGCGGGTCGACTATCCGGGCGAACAACTGGCCGCTGAAGTGGAAGAGGCGTGGAGCGAGCGGAGCGACGAACCGCTGGAAAACCTCGGCGGCGATTGGTGGCTGGCCGCCAACGTCAACGTCTACCATCCCGAGCGGCCGTCGATCTCGGCCGAACTCGATCATGACCTCCCCACCTGGACCGAGCGTGACGCTTGGAAGAGCGAAGGAGGCGTCATCGTCTGGGAGATGGCGACCGCCGACAAGGACTACGAACTGCAACTCAAACGGCAGTATCCCAACGCCGAAATCCTGCAGCCGCTGGAATTCGCATGGACCAAGAACCACGATCGACCGCCGCTGAAAATCGGCATCGCGGTCGTTCAGCCGCAGACCGCAATTCAAACCGCCGCCCCTGACGTGCCGACTCGGCGTTAA